A section of the Agrobacterium tumefaciens genome encodes:
- the xylA gene encoding xylose isomerase — MSTGFFGDIAKIKYEGPDSTNPLAFRHYNPDEIVAGKRMEDHLRFAVAYWHTFTWPGGDPFGGQTFERPWFEDSMQAAKLKADVAFEFFSLLGSPFYCFHDADVRPEGKNFAENTRNLNEIVDYFAQKQADTGVKLLWGTANLFSNRRFMSGAATNPDPDVFAFSAATVKTCMDATKKLGGANYVLWGGREGYETLLNTDLSRELDQLGRFLNLVVEYKYKIGFEGTILIEPKPQEPTKHQYDYDVATVYAFLQKNGLDKEVKVNIEQGHAILAGHSFEHELAMANAFGIFGSIDMNRNDYQSGWDTDQFPNNVPEMALAYYHVLAGGGFKNGGTNFDSKLRRQSLDPQDLLIGHIGGMDCCARGLKAAAKMIEDGALSKPLKERYAKWDSPEAQKMLRGELKLDEIAALVEREDINPEPKSGRQEYLENVVNRYV, encoded by the coding sequence ATGAGCACAGGCTTCTTCGGCGATATCGCCAAGATCAAATATGAAGGCCCCGATAGCACCAATCCGCTGGCCTTCCGCCATTACAACCCTGACGAAATCGTCGCCGGCAAGCGCATGGAAGATCACTTGCGTTTTGCGGTTGCCTATTGGCACACCTTCACCTGGCCGGGTGGTGACCCCTTCGGTGGCCAGACTTTCGAGCGCCCGTGGTTCGAAGACAGCATGCAGGCCGCGAAACTGAAAGCGGACGTGGCCTTCGAATTTTTCTCGCTGCTCGGTTCGCCGTTCTATTGCTTCCATGATGCCGACGTACGGCCGGAAGGCAAAAACTTCGCCGAAAACACCAGGAACCTCAACGAGATCGTTGATTATTTCGCGCAGAAGCAGGCCGATACCGGCGTGAAGCTGCTGTGGGGCACGGCCAACCTCTTCTCTAACCGCCGCTTCATGTCGGGTGCTGCAACCAATCCGGACCCGGATGTTTTCGCTTTCTCCGCCGCAACGGTGAAGACCTGCATGGACGCCACCAAGAAGCTTGGCGGCGCGAACTACGTTCTGTGGGGCGGCCGCGAAGGTTACGAGACCCTGCTCAACACCGATCTTTCCCGCGAGCTCGACCAGCTTGGCCGCTTCCTCAATCTGGTGGTGGAATATAAATACAAGATCGGTTTCGAAGGTACGATCCTGATCGAGCCGAAGCCGCAGGAGCCGACCAAGCACCAGTACGACTATGACGTCGCCACCGTTTATGCCTTCCTGCAGAAGAACGGTCTCGACAAGGAAGTGAAGGTCAATATCGAGCAGGGCCACGCCATCCTCGCCGGCCATTCCTTTGAGCATGAGCTCGCCATGGCCAACGCCTTCGGCATTTTCGGCTCCATCGACATGAACCGCAACGATTACCAGTCCGGTTGGGATACCGACCAGTTCCCCAACAACGTGCCGGAAATGGCGCTCGCCTATTATCATGTTCTCGCCGGTGGCGGCTTCAAGAATGGCGGCACCAACTTCGATTCCAAGCTGCGCCGCCAGTCGCTCGATCCGCAGGACCTGCTGATCGGCCATATCGGCGGCATGGATTGCTGCGCTCGTGGCCTGAAGGCAGCGGCGAAGATGATCGAGGACGGCGCATTGTCGAAGCCGCTCAAGGAGCGCTACGCCAAGTGGGATTCGCCGGAAGCCCAGAAGATGCTGCGCGGCGAGCTGAAGCTCGACGAGATCGCGGCACTGGTCGAGCGCGAGGATATCAATCCCGAGCCGAAATCGGGTCGTCAGGAATATCTCGAAAACGTCGTCAACCGTTACGTTTAA
- a CDS encoding universal stress protein: MYKKIIVPVDLSATDKGEKILEKAKALLDPDGEIVLINVVEELPGYMAIDLPVDLIENAIKDAKAKLADLKARSGFRGSHEIRSGAPAREIIAAAEEHKADLIIIASHTPDFTNYFIGATADRVVRHAKCSVLVDR; encoded by the coding sequence ATGTACAAGAAGATCATCGTACCGGTAGACCTCAGCGCCACCGACAAGGGAGAAAAAATCCTCGAAAAGGCCAAGGCGTTGCTGGACCCGGACGGCGAGATCGTTCTCATCAATGTTGTCGAGGAGCTGCCGGGTTACATGGCAATCGATCTGCCTGTGGACCTCATCGAAAATGCCATCAAGGACGCCAAGGCGAAACTCGCCGACCTCAAGGCTAGAAGCGGTTTCAGGGGTAGCCATGAAATCAGAAGCGGTGCGCCCGCGCGGGAAATCATCGCCGCTGCCGAGGAGCACAAGGCTGACCTGATCATCATCGCCTCGCACACGCCTGACTTTACCAACTACTTCATCGGTGCAACGGCCGACCGCGTGGTGCGTCACGCCAAATGCTCGGTGCTGGTGGATCGATAG
- the msrB gene encoding peptide-methionine (R)-S-oxide reductase MsrB — translation MSDLTSPKVNKTDAEWREQLTPEQYRILREHGTERAFTGPYWDTFQKGLYRCAACDEPLFLSDTKFDAGCGWPSYFEPVKPGAVTEHRDASHGMVRTEIRCANCGGHLGHVFPDGPPPTGLRYCINGHSMVFEPV, via the coding sequence ATGAGCGATCTGACATCCCCCAAAGTGAACAAGACCGATGCCGAATGGCGTGAGCAGCTGACGCCGGAACAATATCGCATCCTGCGCGAACACGGCACGGAGCGCGCCTTCACCGGTCCCTATTGGGATACATTCCAGAAGGGCCTCTATCGCTGCGCCGCATGCGACGAGCCGCTTTTCCTCTCCGATACAAAATTCGACGCCGGTTGCGGCTGGCCGAGCTATTTCGAGCCGGTGAAGCCGGGTGCCGTGACCGAACATCGCGATGCGAGCCATGGCATGGTGCGCACGGAAATCCGCTGCGCCAATTGCGGCGGCCACCTCGGCCACGTCTTCCCCGACGGCCCGCCGCCCACAGGTCTTCGCTACTGCATCAACGGCCATTCGATGGTGTTCGAGCCGGTTTGA
- a CDS encoding putative monovalent cation/H+ antiporter subunit A, whose amino-acid sequence MTPDVTPLTFLSLFLPFLAALAAPALVKRFGHNAAWIIAIAPALAFLHFARMLPEVAAGGVVTGGYAWVPSFNLSFSWFIDGLSLTFALLITGIGMLVVLYAGGYMKGHPQQGRFLSFLLLFMGAMLGVVVSDSLLMLFVFWELTSITSFLLIGFDHERAASRRAALQALVVTGGGGLLLLAGLIFIWDISGITQLSMLVRGGDVLRDSPFYLAALLLVLGGAFTKSAQFPFHFWLPNAMEAPTPVSAYLHSATMVKAGVYLLMRLNPVLGDTAAWQILLPFFGGLTMLTGALLAVRQTDLKLMLAYTTVSSLGLLVMLTGFGSAHAIEAAVLYLVAHSLFKGALFMVAGIIDHETGTRDVTKLGGLRKAMPITFAAALAAAISMAGLPPFFGFLAKEEIYYALAHANPRAVLFTGIALIGNALMFAVAFAVALKPFLGKPVKTPKHAHEGPVLLWLGPALLALKGLTIALFSAVAHFYISTPMASAIAGEARPVEISLIPHIGVPLGLSLLTIALGIVFYNKLSTLRSLMDRSFKALGAGPDRGFDVFIEMLVRMSFHITRLIQPGRLEFYVTATFAVIAAVLLVPLFLYDELPSMPGWPGDMQVYELTFIVIAVAGLVAVLTASSRLTAIIALGIQGFAVAVIFLLFGAPDLSFTQFMVETLSVVILTLVMTRLRLSPSDHRGLGQKLLDSTIAIACGIGFALFLMRATQASFDNRLTEFYNTYSKVIAHGANVVNVIIVDFRGTDTLGEIAVVMITGLAILALIRIRPTAAVKGPAKSAKKKGARA is encoded by the coding sequence ATGACACCAGATGTCACGCCGCTGACATTCCTGTCGCTGTTTTTGCCGTTCCTGGCAGCGCTTGCCGCGCCTGCACTGGTGAAACGGTTCGGTCATAACGCGGCCTGGATCATCGCCATCGCGCCGGCTTTGGCGTTCCTCCATTTTGCGCGGATGCTGCCGGAGGTCGCAGCTGGTGGCGTGGTGACGGGCGGTTACGCCTGGGTGCCGAGTTTCAATCTCAGCTTCTCCTGGTTCATCGACGGCCTGTCGCTCACCTTTGCGTTGCTGATCACGGGCATCGGCATGCTGGTCGTCCTTTATGCGGGCGGCTACATGAAAGGCCACCCGCAGCAGGGCCGTTTCCTGTCCTTCCTGCTGCTCTTCATGGGGGCAATGCTCGGCGTCGTCGTCTCAGACAGCCTGCTGATGCTCTTCGTTTTCTGGGAGCTCACCTCCATCACATCCTTCCTGCTGATCGGGTTCGATCATGAGCGGGCCGCCTCGCGCCGCGCCGCGCTACAGGCGCTGGTGGTGACCGGCGGCGGTGGTCTGCTGCTGCTTGCCGGGCTGATCTTCATCTGGGACATCAGCGGTATCACGCAATTGTCGATGCTGGTACGCGGCGGCGATGTGCTGCGCGACAGCCCGTTTTATCTGGCGGCTCTGCTTCTGGTTCTCGGCGGCGCCTTTACCAAATCCGCGCAGTTTCCCTTCCATTTCTGGCTGCCCAACGCCATGGAAGCGCCAACGCCTGTCTCGGCCTATCTGCATTCGGCGACCATGGTGAAGGCCGGCGTTTATCTGCTGATGCGCCTCAACCCGGTTCTCGGCGATACCGCCGCCTGGCAGATCCTGCTGCCGTTTTTCGGCGGGCTGACGATGCTCACAGGCGCGCTGCTCGCCGTGCGCCAGACAGACCTGAAGCTGATGCTTGCCTATACCACGGTGTCGTCGCTCGGCCTCCTGGTCATGCTCACGGGCTTCGGGTCTGCTCACGCCATAGAGGCGGCGGTGCTTTATCTTGTCGCGCATTCCCTGTTCAAGGGCGCGCTGTTCATGGTCGCCGGCATTATCGATCACGAGACCGGCACGCGTGACGTGACGAAGCTCGGTGGCCTGCGAAAAGCCATGCCGATCACCTTTGCAGCAGCGCTGGCGGCGGCGATTTCCATGGCTGGCCTGCCCCCTTTCTTCGGCTTCCTCGCCAAGGAGGAGATTTATTATGCGCTGGCGCATGCCAATCCGCGCGCCGTGCTGTTTACCGGGATTGCTCTCATCGGCAACGCGCTGATGTTCGCCGTCGCCTTTGCCGTCGCGCTGAAACCCTTCCTTGGCAAGCCGGTCAAAACCCCGAAACACGCCCATGAAGGCCCGGTTCTGCTGTGGCTCGGCCCGGCGCTCCTGGCGCTGAAGGGGCTGACGATCGCGCTGTTTTCCGCCGTTGCGCATTTTTACATCTCCACCCCCATGGCAAGCGCCATTGCGGGCGAGGCGCGGCCGGTGGAAATCTCGCTGATCCCGCATATCGGCGTGCCGCTTGGCCTGTCGCTGCTGACCATCGCGCTCGGCATCGTCTTTTATAACAAGCTTTCCACCCTGCGCAGCCTGATGGACCGCAGCTTCAAGGCATTGGGGGCGGGGCCGGACAGAGGCTTTGACGTCTTCATCGAAATGCTGGTGCGGATGTCGTTCCACATCACGCGGCTCATCCAGCCGGGCAGGCTAGAATTTTACGTCACCGCCACCTTCGCCGTTATCGCTGCCGTGCTGCTGGTGCCGCTGTTCCTTTATGACGAACTACCGTCCATGCCAGGGTGGCCGGGTGATATGCAAGTTTATGAGCTGACATTCATCGTCATTGCGGTGGCCGGTCTCGTTGCGGTGCTGACGGCGTCGAGCCGGCTCACGGCCATCATCGCGCTCGGCATCCAGGGCTTTGCGGTCGCCGTCATCTTCCTGCTGTTCGGCGCGCCTGATCTGTCATTCACGCAGTTCATGGTCGAGACGTTGTCGGTGGTCATCCTCACGCTGGTGATGACGCGGCTTCGCCTGTCACCGTCAGATCACCGCGGCCTTGGCCAGAAGCTGCTCGATAGCACCATCGCCATTGCCTGCGGAATAGGCTTTGCCCTGTTCCTGATGCGGGCGACGCAGGCGAGCTTCGACAACCGCCTGACCGAGTTCTACAACACCTATTCCAAGGTCATTGCCCATGGCGCCAATGTGGTCAACGTCATCATAGTCGACTTCCGCGGCACGGATACGCTCGGTGAAATCGCGGTCGTGATGATAACCGGCCTCGCCATCCTTGCGCTCATCCGCATTCGGCCGACCGCCGCCGTCAAAGGTCCGGCGAAATCCGCGAAGAAAAAGGGAGCACGCGCATGA
- the xylB gene encoding xylulokinase, with protein MYLGLDLGTSGVKALLMDGDQKIIGSANGSLDVSRPHHGWSEQDPADWIAATKTAVAGLKQKFPKELAAVKGIGLSGQMHGATLVDADGKVLRPCILWNDTRSHAEAAALDADPRFRKITGNIVFPGFTAPKLAWVAKNEPEIFAKVAKVLLPKDYLRLWLTGEYISEMSDSAGTSWLDTGARKWSSELLAATGLDEKHMPSLVEGTDEAGVLRAELASEWGITGRAVVAGGAGDNAASACGMGTVKEGHAFVSLGTSGVLFAANASYLPKPESAVHAFCHALPNTWHQMGVILSATDALNWYSRLTGQSAADLTGELGETLLAPTGVTFAPYLSGERTPHNDAAIRGSFIGLSHESDRKALTQAVLEGVTFAIRDNLEALKSAGTSISRVTAIGGGSRSAYWLASIATSLGVPVDIPAEGDFGAAFGAARLGLIAATGADPVAVCSQPETARTIEPVADLAGAYEEAYRRYHALYPAIRALSQ; from the coding sequence ATGTATCTCGGTCTCGATCTTGGCACCTCAGGCGTCAAAGCCCTGCTGATGGACGGCGATCAGAAAATCATCGGCTCGGCCAACGGCTCGCTGGATGTTTCGCGCCCGCATCACGGCTGGTCGGAACAGGACCCCGCCGACTGGATTGCCGCGACAAAAACGGCCGTTGCCGGCCTGAAGCAGAAGTTTCCAAAAGAGCTTGCCGCGGTGAAGGGCATCGGCCTTTCCGGCCAGATGCACGGCGCGACACTTGTCGATGCCGATGGCAAGGTGCTGCGCCCCTGCATCCTGTGGAACGACACGCGTTCCCACGCTGAAGCTGCCGCACTCGACGCCGATCCGCGTTTCCGAAAGATAACCGGCAATATCGTCTTCCCCGGCTTTACCGCGCCGAAGCTTGCCTGGGTGGCGAAGAACGAACCCGAGATCTTCGCGAAAGTGGCCAAGGTACTGCTGCCGAAGGATTATCTGCGTCTCTGGCTGACCGGCGAATATATCTCGGAAATGTCCGACTCCGCCGGCACCTCATGGCTCGACACCGGTGCACGCAAATGGTCTTCCGAGCTGCTTGCCGCGACGGGACTCGATGAAAAGCATATGCCGTCTCTGGTGGAAGGCACGGATGAGGCGGGCGTTCTGCGCGCCGAACTCGCGTCCGAATGGGGCATTACCGGCCGCGCCGTGGTTGCCGGTGGGGCGGGCGACAATGCGGCCTCCGCCTGCGGCATGGGCACGGTGAAGGAAGGCCACGCCTTCGTCTCGCTCGGCACATCCGGCGTGCTTTTCGCCGCCAATGCCTCCTATCTGCCGAAGCCGGAAAGCGCCGTGCATGCTTTCTGCCACGCGCTGCCTAACACCTGGCACCAGATGGGCGTCATTCTCTCCGCCACGGATGCGCTGAATTGGTATTCGCGCCTGACAGGCCAATCCGCCGCCGATCTGACCGGCGAACTGGGCGAAACGCTGCTTGCCCCGACCGGCGTCACCTTCGCGCCCTATCTTTCCGGCGAGCGCACACCTCACAACGACGCCGCCATCCGCGGATCCTTCATCGGCCTATCGCATGAAAGCGACCGCAAGGCGCTGACGCAGGCCGTGCTTGAGGGTGTGACCTTCGCGATCAGGGACAATCTCGAAGCACTGAAATCCGCCGGCACCTCAATTTCCCGCGTCACCGCCATCGGCGGTGGCTCGCGTTCGGCCTATTGGCTGGCCTCGATCGCCACGTCGCTTGGTGTGCCCGTCGATATTCCGGCGGAAGGCGATTTCGGTGCGGCCTTCGGTGCTGCCCGCCTTGGCCTGATTGCCGCAACCGGGGCTGATCCGGTGGCGGTGTGCTCGCAGCCGGAAACGGCGCGGACGATTGAGCCTGTGGCTGATCTGGCCGGTGCCTATGAGGAGGCTTATCGGAGGTACCATGCGCTTTATCCGGCTATCCGGGCGCTTTCGCAGTGA
- a CDS encoding AI-2E family transporter produces MNENAKPDHAGPATLIADHADPLATPASVSQRDDARSQQPLGREALDVFVAWSVIGIFLIMSMAVIHELSMILMPVVMAVVVGMILGISAEKLASYGIPGAGVAIILSSLVAAVIFFVVNSLIDPVSQLATEGPALIERSIDRFLPYVENFRWLNISAATFSMGSMSMESLLSRSGEIISLLGANVTPAIVQGLIFLAALLMFLYSRLRLRKALIMAFPARHQRLRTIRIIGSVEKVLGTYFATASLIYAALGVTMIVIAYFGGLAMPLLWGLFAFLSSFIPFLGITLMTISLTVAGIITHDNMILALLPAGVFFTIHLLMENLAFPAVVGRNMEINPFLVFVMIIFWTWMWGAAGAMLALPLSLIAMTVTRELFPSRKVVPNLPD; encoded by the coding sequence ATGAATGAGAATGCCAAACCGGATCACGCCGGCCCTGCGACCTTGATCGCAGACCACGCTGATCCTCTCGCGACACCGGCATCGGTGTCGCAACGGGACGATGCGCGCAGCCAGCAGCCGCTGGGCCGCGAGGCGCTCGACGTTTTTGTTGCCTGGTCGGTCATCGGCATTTTCCTGATCATGTCCATGGCGGTCATCCATGAATTGTCGATGATCCTCATGCCCGTCGTCATGGCTGTTGTCGTTGGCATGATCCTCGGCATCTCGGCCGAAAAACTGGCCTCCTACGGCATTCCCGGCGCAGGCGTCGCCATCATCCTGTCGAGCCTAGTTGCCGCCGTCATCTTCTTCGTGGTGAATTCGCTGATCGATCCGGTCTCGCAACTGGCAACGGAGGGCCCCGCCCTGATCGAGCGCAGCATCGATCGCTTCCTGCCCTACGTCGAAAATTTTCGTTGGCTGAATATATCCGCCGCCACCTTCAGCATGGGCTCGATGTCGATGGAATCTCTGCTGTCGCGGAGCGGTGAAATCATCTCCCTGCTTGGCGCAAACGTGACACCTGCGATTGTTCAGGGCCTCATCTTCCTTGCGGCGCTGCTGATGTTTCTCTACAGCCGCCTGCGCCTGCGCAAGGCTCTCATCATGGCGTTTCCGGCACGCCATCAAAGGCTGAGAACGATTCGCATCATCGGCTCGGTGGAAAAGGTGCTGGGCACCTATTTCGCGACGGCTAGCCTCATCTACGCCGCACTGGGCGTCACAATGATCGTCATCGCCTATTTCGGCGGTCTCGCCATGCCGCTTCTCTGGGGGCTGTTTGCCTTTCTTTCGAGCTTTATCCCTTTTCTCGGCATTACATTGATGACCATATCGCTCACCGTCGCGGGCATCATCACCCATGACAACATGATCCTTGCACTGCTGCCGGCGGGCGTGTTTTTCACCATTCACCTGTTGATGGAAAATCTTGCCTTCCCGGCGGTCGTTGGCCGCAACATGGAGATCAATCCCTTCCTCGTTTTCGTCATGATCATCTTCTGGACGTGGATGTGGGGCGCAGCCGGCGCAATGCTTGCCCTGCCGCTATCGCTCATTGCCATGACGGTGACGCGCGAGCTGTTCCCGTCGCGCAAGGTGGTGCCGAACCTGCCGGATTGA
- a CDS encoding VOC family protein, producing the protein MSEIKQFALTRPAYVGQAHLVVHDLRRVSDFYQKIIGLSVLEKNASGEVLGVGGQPLLTLSTSTSAERAPRNAAGLFHTAFLMPSRNDLAHWLAHAAHNNIQLQGASDHLVSEAIYLADPEGNGIEVYRDRSPDEWTYQPDGTVEMATLGLNLQALYDSAPKTAFTGAADGTAIGHIHLQVGNIPQADEFYQDVLGLKIMARYPGASFFGSGAYHHHVAANIWNSRGAVARKDNMTGLFGYSLKFNEPAALEKAISALDRLEIATERQSDGIVVKDPWGIGLKLSAQG; encoded by the coding sequence ATGAGTGAAATCAAACAATTCGCCCTGACGCGGCCAGCTTATGTCGGTCAGGCGCACCTCGTCGTTCACGATCTGCGGCGTGTTTCGGACTTCTACCAGAAGATCATCGGACTCTCGGTCCTGGAAAAGAATGCGAGCGGCGAAGTGCTTGGTGTCGGCGGCCAGCCGCTGCTGACCCTCTCCACCTCTACCTCGGCGGAACGCGCGCCGCGCAACGCTGCCGGGCTGTTCCACACCGCCTTCCTGATGCCGAGCCGGAACGATCTCGCCCACTGGCTGGCGCATGCCGCCCATAACAATATCCAGCTCCAGGGCGCCTCCGATCATCTGGTCAGCGAGGCGATCTATCTCGCCGACCCCGAAGGCAACGGCATCGAGGTCTATCGCGATCGTTCCCCTGACGAATGGACCTACCAGCCCGACGGCACCGTGGAGATGGCGACACTCGGCCTCAACCTTCAGGCGCTTTACGACAGCGCGCCGAAGACGGCCTTCACGGGTGCTGCGGATGGAACCGCCATCGGCCACATCCATCTGCAGGTCGGTAATATTCCGCAGGCGGATGAATTTTATCAGGATGTGCTGGGGCTGAAGATCATGGCGCGTTATCCGGGCGCGAGTTTCTTCGGGTCGGGCGCCTACCACCACCACGTTGCCGCCAATATCTGGAACAGCCGCGGTGCCGTGGCCCGCAAGGACAACATGACCGGCCTTTTCGGCTACTCGCTGAAATTCAACGAACCGGCCGCGCTCGAAAAGGCAATTTCCGCGCTCGACCGACTTGAAATTGCCACGGAAAGGCAAAGTGACGGGATCGTCGTGAAAGACCCCTGGGGCATCGGCCTGAAGCTATCTGCACAAGGCTAG
- a CDS encoding TraR/DksA family transcriptional regulator has protein sequence MNVDSYEKILRDRQRELYRRLHKIEADFEEPRNPDDDDRATERSNDEVLDEMGQAGQDELRAIDAALDRIANGTFGICVKCGKRISEDRLKAVPYTPFCQECAAAL, from the coding sequence ATGAATGTCGACAGTTACGAGAAAATCCTGCGGGATCGTCAGCGCGAGCTTTACCGCCGCCTGCATAAGATCGAGGCCGACTTCGAAGAGCCGCGCAATCCCGACGATGACGATCGCGCAACCGAACGCAGCAATGACGAGGTGCTGGACGAGATGGGACAAGCGGGTCAGGACGAGCTGCGCGCGATCGACGCTGCCCTAGACCGCATCGCGAACGGCACCTTCGGCATCTGTGTCAAATGCGGCAAGCGGATTTCGGAGGATCGGCTAAAGGCGGTGCCCTATACGCCGTTTTGCCAGGAATGCGCTGCGGCGCTGTGA
- the trhA gene encoding PAQR family membrane homeostasis protein TrhA: MSEMWRFGRQYDFHEIVADGIVHGVGIVFALIGATALIFYAMTWGSISAIAAAWIYGLGLVACLSVSFTYNIWPHSNVKWFLRRLDHSAIFILIAATYTPFLMRGIHDPLIAVMLGLIWLAAICGILLKCLFPGRYDRVAIGLYLAMGWSGVMVVGPLSSHLAPLTLWLIVAGGVIYSLGVIFHVWEKLRFQNAIWHAFVVAAAAVHYVAVVTAFSLVPLAS; this comes from the coding sequence ATGAGCGAGATGTGGCGGTTTGGGCGCCAGTATGATTTTCACGAGATTGTCGCCGATGGCATCGTCCATGGGGTCGGCATCGTCTTTGCGCTGATCGGCGCGACCGCGCTGATCTTCTATGCGATGACATGGGGCAGCATCAGTGCGATTGCCGCCGCGTGGATCTATGGTCTCGGTCTCGTTGCCTGCCTCTCCGTGTCCTTCACCTACAATATCTGGCCTCACTCCAACGTAAAATGGTTCCTGCGCCGCCTCGACCATTCGGCCATCTTCATCCTCATCGCGGCAACCTATACGCCGTTCTTGATGCGCGGCATCCACGATCCCCTGATTGCCGTCATGCTGGGGCTGATCTGGCTTGCCGCCATCTGCGGCATCCTGCTCAAATGCCTGTTTCCCGGCCGATATGACCGTGTCGCGATTGGCCTTTATCTCGCCATGGGCTGGAGCGGCGTCATGGTTGTCGGCCCTCTGTCGTCGCATCTCGCCCCGCTCACGCTGTGGCTGATCGTCGCCGGCGGCGTTATCTATTCGCTCGGTGTCATCTTCCATGTGTGGGAGAAGCTGCGTTTCCAGAATGCCATCTGGCACGCCTTCGTGGTCGCGGCCGCTGCGGTTCATTATGTTGCTGTCGTCACCGCCTTCAGCCTCGTTCCGCTCGCATCCTGA
- a CDS encoding bifunctional transcriptional activator/DNA repair enzyme AdaA: protein MMLFKRPNTETLYAALVAKDPAYEGVAYVCVTSTKIFCRFTCTARKPKIENCRFRETIAECLEAGFRPCKRCKPMLSYGAADETVASLLAALEEDPARRWREDDIVALGHDPSTVRRAFKRRFGMSFLEIARLRRLGDAAESIASGEAVIGAQIDAGYESGSGFRAAINQFFGTSPAAMKGKGFLKGAWIDTPVGPMLAVADDHALHLLEFADRPALPAELKRLKTRTGADMVLGRTAVTETIEAELEAYFAGRSANFETRLAGHGTAFERDVWRNLRAIPVGRIVSYSSLATSMEKPSAVRAVARANGANQIAIVIPCHRVIGADGSLTGYGGGLWRKRWLIEHERRMAERLAREMPLAS from the coding sequence ATGATGCTGTTCAAACGCCCCAACACCGAAACGCTTTACGCTGCCCTCGTGGCCAAGGACCCCGCCTATGAAGGCGTGGCTTATGTCTGCGTGACGTCCACCAAAATCTTCTGCCGCTTCACCTGCACGGCGCGCAAACCGAAAATCGAGAATTGCCGCTTTCGGGAAACCATCGCCGAATGCCTTGAAGCGGGTTTCCGGCCCTGCAAGCGTTGCAAGCCGATGTTGTCCTACGGCGCGGCCGACGAGACGGTCGCCTCGCTGCTGGCGGCGCTTGAGGAAGACCCGGCGCGGCGCTGGAGAGAGGATGATATCGTGGCGCTCGGCCATGATCCATCGACGGTCCGGCGCGCCTTCAAGCGCCGTTTCGGCATGAGCTTTCTGGAAATCGCCCGCTTGAGGCGGCTTGGCGATGCCGCTGAGAGCATTGCCTCCGGCGAAGCGGTGATTGGTGCGCAGATCGATGCCGGATACGAATCCGGCAGCGGTTTTCGCGCGGCCATCAACCAGTTCTTCGGGACCTCGCCAGCTGCCATGAAAGGTAAGGGCTTCCTTAAGGGCGCCTGGATCGACACGCCTGTTGGCCCGATGCTTGCCGTTGCCGACGATCACGCCCTGCATCTGCTTGAATTTGCCGACCGGCCGGCACTGCCCGCCGAACTGAAACGGCTGAAGACGCGCACCGGCGCGGACATGGTGCTTGGCCGCACGGCCGTGACCGAAACGATCGAAGCAGAACTTGAGGCATATTTCGCGGGCCGCTCTGCGAATTTCGAAACCCGGCTCGCCGGCCACGGCACGGCTTTCGAGCGCGATGTCTGGCGGAACCTGCGGGCCATTCCAGTGGGCAGGATCGTCAGCTACTCCTCGCTCGCAACATCCATGGAAAAGCCGTCGGCCGTGCGTGCCGTCGCCCGCGCCAACGGCGCAAACCAGATCGCCATCGTCATTCCCTGCCACCGTGTGATCGGCGCCGATGGCAGCCTGACCGGCTATGGCGGCGGGCTGTGGCGCAAGAGGTGGCTGATCGAGCATGAGCGACGCATGGCCGAGCGGCTGGCGCGGGAAATGCCGCTTGCTTCGTGA
- a CDS encoding GNAT family N-acetyltransferase, with the protein MTVELRDATVDDLCGIMEIYNDAVVNTTAIWNEVVVDLDNRKEWFSARKSRGFPVIVAILEGKVAGYASYGDWRAFDGYRHTRENSVYVHKDARGHGIGKRLMRALIDHAAGNDVHVLIAAIESENTASIRLHESLGFTVAGRFSEVGTKFGRWLDLTCMELKLG; encoded by the coding sequence ATGACCGTGGAACTGCGCGATGCGACCGTTGATGACCTCTGCGGGATCATGGAGATTTACAACGACGCCGTGGTGAATACGACGGCGATCTGGAACGAGGTCGTGGTCGATCTGGACAACCGCAAGGAATGGTTTTCCGCCCGCAAATCACGCGGATTTCCCGTCATCGTCGCCATTCTCGAGGGCAAGGTTGCCGGCTATGCTTCCTATGGCGACTGGCGCGCCTTTGACGGTTATCGCCACACCCGCGAAAATTCGGTCTATGTGCATAAGGACGCGCGTGGCCATGGCATTGGCAAGCGGCTGATGCGGGCGTTGATCGATCATGCCGCCGGTAACGACGTGCATGTCCTGATCGCCGCCATCGAATCGGAAAACACCGCCTCGATCCGCCTGCATGAAAGTCTGGGCTTCACCGTTGCGGGCCGGTTTTCAGAGGTGGGCACCAAGTTTGGCCGCTGGCTGGATCTGACGTGCATGGAACTGAAGCTGGGGTGA